The genome window CCGCACAGAGGAGTGTGCGGACCATTTTACCCCGCCTTCACCAGCGTCACCAGCTCCTGCAGCGATGCCTTCGCATCACCAAACAACATGCGGCAATTGTCGCGCAGGAAGAGGGCGTTCTCGATGCCGGCGAAGCCTTTGCCCATGCTGCGCTTCATCACGATCACGGTGCCGGCTTTTTCGGCCTCGATGATCGGCATACCGTAGATCGGGCTGGATTTGTCTTCGCGGGCAGCGGGATTCACCACGTCGTTCGCGCCAATGATGAGGCACACATCGACACGGTCCATCTCGGGATTGATCTCATCCATCTCGATGAGCTGATCATACGGCACGTCGGCCTCGGCGAGCAGCACGTTCATGTGGCCGGGCATGCGTCCGGCGACGGGATGAATCGCGTAGCTGACTTCGACGCCCTTTTTGGCGAGTTCATCAGCAAGCTGCCGCACCTGATGCTGTGCCTGGGCGACGGCGAGTCCATAACCTGGCACGATCACCACACGACTCGCGACACTGAGCAGCATGGCAGCCTCATCGGACTGCACGGGCCTCACGCTGCCGGTTGCGGCGACTGCATCGGCAGACGCCCCATTTACTTTGCCGAAGGCGCTGAACAAAACATTCGTCACGGGCCGGTTCATCGCCTTGCACATCGCCAGCGTCAGCAACGTGCCGGAGGAGCCGACCAGCGTGCCCGCAATGACCATGGCGATGTTGTTGATCGCAAAACCATCCGCCGCGACGGCGAGACCGGTGAACGAGTTCAGCAGTGAAATGACCACCGGCATGTCCGCGCCGCCGATGGGCAGGACCATCAGCACGCCCAAAGCGAGCGCCAGCACGAGAAACAGCACCATGAGCACCATGCTGTGAGAGCCCGCCGCCATCGCAATGGCCAGCAGCACGCTCAGCACAAACAAAACCCCGTTCAGCACCTGCTGCGCGGGATACGTCACCGGCTTGTCGAAGTGTCCTTCGAGCTTGTAGAAAGCGATGATGCTGCCGGACAGCGACACCGCGCCGATCATCGCAGCGCTCAGCATTGCCACGACAAACATCGTGCTCGCCGCCTGTGTCACATGCGCAAACTCAATCGCCGCCACCAGCGCCGCCGCGCCGCCGCCAGCTCCGTTGAACAATGCGACCATCTGCGGCATCGACGTCATTTTGACCCGATAAGCACCCGCCGCGCCGACGATCAGACCGATCACGATGCCAGCAAAGATGAGGAACCATTTCCACAGCGACACGCCCGTGCCGTGCGGGCCCTGCATCAGCGGCAGGACTGCCAGCAACGCGAGCACCATGCCCAGGCCGGCGACGAGATTGCCCTGACGTGCGGTCTTAGGCGACGCGAGCAGCTTGATGCCGACAATGAACAGCACGGAAGCGATGAGGAAGATGAGGGCGGTGATCATGTTCATCGTGGGCTCACTTCTTGCGCTTGAACATCTGCAACATGCGGTCAGTCACCATGAAACCGCCGAACACGTTTGCCGAGCCGAGCACGACGGCGACAAATCCGGCAACGTGCTGAATGAAACCCTCCGCGCTCGCGAGAACCAGCATGCCGCCGAGCAGGATGATGCCGTGAATCGCGTTCGTGCCGGACATCAGCGGCGTATGCAACATGGACGGCACTTTCGAGATCAGCTCGAAGCCGAGGAAGATCGACAGCACAAAGATGAAGAAGATGAGCATTTCCTCGGTCATGACATGTCAGGTGGCAGCGAGTTTTTCGTTCACGATTTTGCCACCATGCGTGACGAGGCAGCTTTTGAGGATGTCGTCGTCGAGGTTCAGCTTGAGCGACTTCGTGTCCTTGTCCCAGAACTCCGTCAGCAAGGCGGTGACGTTCGAGGAAAACATCTGGCTCGCATGAACCGGCACGCGCCCTGCCAGGTTTGAGATGCCAATGATCTTCACACCTTTGCGCTCGGTGATTTGCTCCGGCACCACACCTGCCACATTGCCGCCATTTTCGACGGCCAGATCGACCACGACACTGCCTGGCTTCATCGCGTCGAGCATTTCGCTCGTCAGCAAGATCGGCGCGCGCCGGCCAAACACCTGCGCTGCCGTGATGACCACGTCCGATTCGGCGCAGATGCGCTGCATGCCCTCGCGTTGCAGTTTGATCTGTTCTTCCTTCAGCGGTTTCGCATAACCGTCAGCAGTCTGGCCGGTTTCGCCCACGTCGATCTTCACAAACTTCGCTCCCAGCGATCTCACCTGCTCCTCCACGACCGTCCGCGTATCAAACGCCTCGACCTTCGCACCGAGCCGTTTCGCCGTGGCGATGGCCTGCAAGCCCGCCACGCCTGCGCCGATGATGAAGACCTTCACCGGCTTGATCGTGCCTGCGGGCGTCATCATCATCGGAAAAATCTTTCCTGACTGCCCCGCCGCCGCGATCACCGCCGCGTAACCCGCCAGACTCGCCTGCGACGACAGCACATCCATCTTCTGCGCCCGCGTGCTGCGTGGCACCATTTCCAGGCTGATCGCGCTCACACCACGATCCGCAAGCACCTTAATCAGGTCCGGTGATTGAAAGGGATCGAGCAACGCGATGAACACCGCGCCTTCACGCATCAGGCTCACCTCGTTCAGCGCCGGCTTGCGCACCTGAAGGATGACATCCGCCGCTGCGAGCATCACAGAGCGATCCGTGCGCACCGTCGCCCCCGCCGTCGTGTAATCCGCATCGCTGTGTCCACAGGTGGCGCCCAGTCCTGACTCCACCTCGATCTTCGCTCCCAGCGCCGCCAGTTTGGTCACATGCTCCGGCACAATGGCGGCACGCGTTTCTCCTGGGTGGTTGTCTTTGGGAATGGCGACGGTCATCTGCGGCGTGACACGAACGTTAGCAAGGGCTGCAATCTCGCCAGCATCATTTCATGAGAAATGCACGACTGGCCGTAAGCACCCCCGCCACGCGGCCTGTATTAATGTGATGCATCGCCTCGTCCTGACCTCGCTTCTGCTCGCTGCGGCCACTTTTGCCGAAATCCCCCGCCCTGACGACGCTCCCAAACCTCTCTCCCCTGCGGAAAGCGCGAAGCTTTTCCAACTGCCCACTGGCTACCAGATCCGCCTCCTCGCCAGCGAACCGCTCATCAATGAACCGAGCGGCATCTGCTGGGATGCCAAAGGCCGCTGCTTCGTCTGCGAACTTCACGGCTACAATGTCGAAGGGCAATACGACATCGACGAACTCAACAAATCCGGCCGGCTCGACCTCGAGGTACGCCGCATCCAGGCCAGTGAGGAGGCCAAAAAGAAGGCCGAGGCCGAAACCTACGGCACCGTGAAGCTCCTGCGCGACACCGATGGCGACGGCGTCATGGACAAGGCCATCGTGTGGGCGGATCGCCTGCCTCCGTGCTACGGCATCGCCGCCGCGAATGGCGGCATCATCGTCGCCTGCGCCCCGCACATCGTCTTTCTCAAAGACAGCGACGGCGACGACCAAGCCGACGTGAACGAAAAGCTCTTCACGGGCTTTGGCACCGGCAATCTGGAGCGTGGCATCAATGCACCCACCTGGGGGCCGGACGGCTGGCTCTACTTTGGTCGTGGTTGGGCCGGAGGCGAGATCACCGGACCACATTTGGCGAAGCCCGTCACACTTCCAGCCACCGACTTCCGCATTCGCGCCGATGGCAGTGCCATCGAGCCCGTCAGCGGCAGCACGAAGACGATGGGCATGGCCTTCACTGACAGTGGCGAGCGCTTCACCTGCACCACCACGCATCCCGGCCTCTACGTCACGCCCATCCCATGGCGCTACCTCATGCGAAATCCTGACGCCGCCGCACCTGTGCTCGATTCACCCGCCAGCGATGACACACGCGTCTATCCCATCGCCAAACCGCATCCGTGGCGCACCAAGCGCGAGCAGCATGCCGAATACTTCGCCTTCTACCGCAAGATCAGCCTCAGCGATGCCGCCGCGTCCGGTTACTTCACCAGCGCCTGCGGTCCGCTCGTGTGGCGCGGCCAGTATTTCGTTTGCGAACCCGCGCAAAACCTCATCCACCGCGCCGACATCGTGCGGGACGGCACCCGCCTGCGCCTGCAACGCGTGAAGGGCGAGGAGCAGCGCGAATTCCTCGCCTCACGCGACGCGTGGTTCCATCCCATGAGCCTCGCGCACACGCCCGAAGGCCACATGGCCATCGTCGATTTCTACCGCGAAATAATAGAGGATTACTCCGCCATTCCCCGCCACCTCCAGCAGCAATACGGCGTCATCAACGGCCGTGATCGAGGCCGCATCTGGATTCTCGAAGCGAAGGACAAATGGCAAAAGCCACCACTGAGCGCCACCGAAGCGAAAGTGCTTCAACTCCGCCAGGACGACGACACTTCAGGGCTTCGCCTTGACTTCGGTTTCGCGCCTCAACTTGCCCTCCAGCTCGCTCTGAGTCTCGGGCCTCGCAAAGACGATCTCGCCACTCTCGCGCGAATTTATGGCCATCTCCGCTGGATGGACTCCGCCATCGCCTGCTCGGCCCACAACATCGAAAAAGACCTGCTGCTCTCCCTCGCTTCCGATGTGGGAAAGAGCGAACAAGTCATGGCCAATCTCGCCGGCATCATTGCCGCACGCGGAGACGCCAAAGAGATCACCGAATGCCTCTCCGTCGTCAAAATTGGCAAAGCGCTCGACATTCTCCAACTCGGCCTCGAAGACACGAAGCCCCTCGCGACCAAAACCGAGGTTCCCGCGCCCACAGCGCCCACCGCTGAGCAAAACACCCTATGGGAGAAGCGCGTGCCCGACGTGCTTGCTGCGCTGAAACAGAAACCAAATCTCGAAGAAGGCCGCATGCTGTTCCAAGGCATCTGCGGAGCCTGCCACAAGTCCCACGGCATCGGTTTCGCCGTCGGTCCCGATCTCGACGCCGAGTTCCAACGCGCCCCCGAAGTCATCCTGCGCGACATCCTCTTCCCCAGTGAGGCCGCGCGCCCCGGTTACGAAACCGTGATGGTCAAAACGCAACGCGGCGAGATATTCCTCGGCATCACTGCCTCCGACTCGCCCACCAGCATCACCTTGCGACTCCCCGGCGGCGCCGAACGCACCGTGCTCCGCAAACGGGCCGACATCCGCACGATCCGCAACGTCTCCCTCATGCCCGCCGGCCTCGGCGATGCTCTGAAGCCCGAGCAGATCGCCAACATCATCGCGTTTCTGCGGTCGAGATCGTGAATCACTCCCCCATCAGCTTCTTCACCGTCGGCTCAATCGCCTCGGCCCAGATGCGATAGCCTTTCTCATTCGGATGGAGAAAATCGGGCATGATTTCCTTCGAGATGAGACCTTCAGGCGTGAGGAACTTCGGGCCGATGTCGAGATAGGTGACGTTGTGCCTGCCGTCGAGCTTGGCGATGATGCGGTTGATCTCGGCGATCTTGTCGCGCGCCGGATTGGGCTTCTCGCCACGTGGGAAAACTCCGAGCAGCAGGATTTTCGACTGCGGAAGACGTTTGTTCAGCTCATCCACGATGGAATAGATTCCGAAGGCGATGTTGGACGCGGCACAATCGCCCGTGTTGTTCGTGCCGATCATCATGACGACGAGTTTCGGCGAAATTCCATCCACCGCGCCATGCTGGAGCCGCCAGAGCACGTTTTCGGTCTTGTCCCAACCAAAGCCGAGGTTGCCGACGTTGCGCGGTGCGTAGAATTCGCCCCAGGTCTGCTGTCCGCGCAGCGCGTAGCTGTCGAACTGCTCGCCGCCGAAGAAATGGGTGATGGAATCGCCAATGAAGAGAATCTGCGGCTTCGTGCGCTTCACGGCGGCGCTGGTGAGTTCATGGCGCTTCTGCCAGTCGTAGCTCGGCCAGCTTCGATCCTGCGTGACGGGAACGACGGTGCTGGGCACTGGAACGACGAAGCTGAGACCCGGCCTTATCACCGCCTCGGCCACATCGCTCATGGTTTTGCGGTCTTTGGTAAAAGTCCGCGCTTTGAGTGTTCCACCATGCGGGATCTCGATGACGGCGAGATACGGATTCGACTTCGCGATGGGGTCCGTGCCGTCGAGCGTGTAGAGGATCGTGCTGTCCGCAGCATCGCTTTGCAGCGTCACCTTGCCGCCGGCAGCCTTGTGAATGGCAGGTGGAGCGAGCTTGAGCGACGTTTCGGCGTGAAGGAGGGCGCTGAAGGCAAAAAGCGAGAGAATCAATGGTCGGGTGTTCATGCGCCGACTCATAGCCGCCGCATGCGATTAATCCAGAACTCAAGGCTTCCTCTCAAGCGCTTCGACATCCGCCGCCTCATGCAACGTCTTCATCTCTGCATCGCTTAGCGCACGATTGAAAACCGCCAGTCCGCCAAACTTGCCAATCGTCGCCTCGCCGGTCATCGAACCTACGGCCATGCGAGCACCGACGGTGAAGTCGGACGGCGCGATCTTCGTCTTCGCATGCACAGCCGGGTCGTATTGGAAGATGCCGCGACCGTGGTAGTAGGGGTTC of Prosthecobacter sp. contains these proteins:
- a CDS encoding NAD(P) transhydrogenase subunit alpha, yielding MLSIFLGFELISKVPSMLHTPLMSGTNAIHGIILLGGMLVLASAEGFIQHVAGFVAVVLGSANVFGGFMVTDRMLQMFKRKK
- a CDS encoding NAD(P)(+) transhydrogenase (Re/Si-specific) subunit beta, which encodes MNMITALIFLIASVLFIVGIKLLASPKTARQGNLVAGLGMVLALLAVLPLMQGPHGTGVSLWKWFLIFAGIVIGLIVGAAGAYRVKMTSMPQMVALFNGAGGGAAALVAAIEFAHVTQAASTMFVVAMLSAAMIGAVSLSGSIIAFYKLEGHFDKPVTYPAQQVLNGVLFVLSVLLAIAMAAGSHSMVLMVLFLVLALALGVLMVLPIGGADMPVVISLLNSFTGLAVAADGFAINNIAMVIAGTLVGSSGTLLTLAMCKAMNRPVTNVLFSAFGKVNGASADAVAATGSVRPVQSDEAAMLLSVASRVVIVPGYGLAVAQAQHQVRQLADELAKKGVEVSYAIHPVAGRMPGHMNVLLAEADVPYDQLIEMDEINPEMDRVDVCLIIGANDVVNPAAREDKSSPIYGMPIIEAEKAGTVIVMKRSMGKGFAGIENALFLRDNCRMLFGDAKASLQELVTLVKAG
- a CDS encoding Re/Si-specific NAD(P)(+) transhydrogenase subunit alpha encodes the protein MTVAIPKDNHPGETRAAIVPEHVTKLAALGAKIEVESGLGATCGHSDADYTTAGATVRTDRSVMLAAADVILQVRKPALNEVSLMREGAVFIALLDPFQSPDLIKVLADRGVSAISLEMVPRSTRAQKMDVLSSQASLAGYAAVIAAAGQSGKIFPMMMTPAGTIKPVKVFIIGAGVAGLQAIATAKRLGAKVEAFDTRTVVEEQVRSLGAKFVKIDVGETGQTADGYAKPLKEEQIKLQREGMQRICAESDVVITAAQVFGRRAPILLTSEMLDAMKPGSVVVDLAVENGGNVAGVVPEQITERKGVKIIGISNLAGRVPVHASQMFSSNVTALLTEFWDKDTKSLKLNLDDDILKSCLVTHGGKIVNEKLAAT
- a CDS encoding GDSL-type esterase/lipase family protein, with the translated sequence MNTRPLILSLFAFSALLHAETSLKLAPPAIHKAAGGKVTLQSDAADSTILYTLDGTDPIAKSNPYLAVIEIPHGGTLKARTFTKDRKTMSDVAEAVIRPGLSFVVPVPSTVVPVTQDRSWPSYDWQKRHELTSAAVKRTKPQILFIGDSITHFFGGEQFDSYALRGQQTWGEFYAPRNVGNLGFGWDKTENVLWRLQHGAVDGISPKLVVMMIGTNNTGDCAASNIAFGIYSIVDELNKRLPQSKILLLGVFPRGEKPNPARDKIAEINRIIAKLDGRHNVTYLDIGPKFLTPEGLISKEIMPDFLHPNEKGYRIWAEAIEPTVKKLMGE
- a CDS encoding PVC-type heme-binding CxxCH protein is translated as MHRLVLTSLLLAAATFAEIPRPDDAPKPLSPAESAKLFQLPTGYQIRLLASEPLINEPSGICWDAKGRCFVCELHGYNVEGQYDIDELNKSGRLDLEVRRIQASEEAKKKAEAETYGTVKLLRDTDGDGVMDKAIVWADRLPPCYGIAAANGGIIVACAPHIVFLKDSDGDDQADVNEKLFTGFGTGNLERGINAPTWGPDGWLYFGRGWAGGEITGPHLAKPVTLPATDFRIRADGSAIEPVSGSTKTMGMAFTDSGERFTCTTTHPGLYVTPIPWRYLMRNPDAAAPVLDSPASDDTRVYPIAKPHPWRTKREQHAEYFAFYRKISLSDAAASGYFTSACGPLVWRGQYFVCEPAQNLIHRADIVRDGTRLRLQRVKGEEQREFLASRDAWFHPMSLAHTPEGHMAIVDFYREIIEDYSAIPRHLQQQYGVINGRDRGRIWILEAKDKWQKPPLSATEAKVLQLRQDDDTSGLRLDFGFAPQLALQLALSLGPRKDDLATLARIYGHLRWMDSAIACSAHNIEKDLLLSLASDVGKSEQVMANLAGIIAARGDAKEITECLSVVKIGKALDILQLGLEDTKPLATKTEVPAPTAPTAEQNTLWEKRVPDVLAALKQKPNLEEGRMLFQGICGACHKSHGIGFAVGPDLDAEFQRAPEVILRDILFPSEAARPGYETVMVKTQRGEIFLGITASDSPTSITLRLPGGAERTVLRKRADIRTIRNVSLMPAGLGDALKPEQIANIIAFLRSRS